A stretch of the Geovibrio thiophilus genome encodes the following:
- the trkA gene encoding Trk system potassium transporter TrkA — protein sequence MKIFIAGAGEVGFHIAEQLILENRDVVVIERDKERAKHASNHLDCLVINDDATNIEVLKDAGLARASAFISATDSDEVNMISCFVVASEFNVPLKIARVKSLKYTGTRIFSGGYGVDYIVNPEIEAAKAIVNNIQHGATSDIFSFDNSEIQLRDLYMDDEHFLLGKNLKAVKGTLKEEFIVAGIIREDEIIIPDGETIIEEGDHVFIVASVSTFEKILAKTGTPKKRIRTVVIVGAGRMGRYVTEKLLKLGRSVKIVDRDYELCKQVASDFPNALVINGDISDKSVFDDEHFADNDLIVTTTSNEELNILTAIYAKSLGVKKAIALVNKTNYLHISAELGLNATVSPKISSVNAILKFMRQGNILNVFKIFDGRAEVTEFSLASNNELCGKTLKDTKFPSGSLVAAVSRGTKHIIPDGNFVFREKDRIVTFSAKEASSALSEMFSG from the coding sequence ATGAAAATATTCATAGCGGGCGCAGGCGAGGTGGGGTTCCACATCGCCGAGCAGCTCATACTTGAAAACCGTGATGTAGTCGTAATTGAGCGTGACAAGGAGCGTGCGAAGCATGCCTCCAATCACCTTGACTGTCTGGTGATAAACGACGATGCCACCAACATCGAGGTTCTGAAAGACGCGGGACTTGCCAGAGCATCCGCCTTCATCTCTGCAACCGATTCCGATGAGGTGAACATGATAAGCTGCTTTGTCGTTGCCAGTGAATTTAACGTTCCCCTTAAAATTGCCCGTGTAAAAAGCCTTAAATACACCGGAACCCGCATTTTCAGCGGCGGCTATGGAGTTGACTACATAGTTAATCCGGAGATTGAGGCTGCTAAGGCGATTGTAAACAACATACAGCACGGCGCTACCAGCGATATTTTCAGCTTTGACAACAGCGAAATACAGCTTCGTGATCTTTATATGGACGATGAGCACTTCCTTCTCGGTAAAAACCTTAAGGCAGTTAAAGGAACACTTAAGGAGGAGTTCATAGTCGCCGGTATAATCCGTGAGGATGAAATAATAATTCCCGACGGTGAAACGATTATCGAAGAGGGGGATCACGTTTTCATAGTCGCCTCCGTATCCACTTTTGAGAAGATACTCGCCAAGACGGGCACTCCCAAGAAGCGCATCAGGACTGTGGTTATAGTCGGCGCCGGAAGAATGGGCAGATACGTTACGGAGAAGCTTCTTAAGCTCGGACGCAGCGTAAAGATTGTGGATAGGGATTATGAGCTGTGCAAGCAAGTGGCCTCGGATTTTCCGAACGCTCTTGTTATCAACGGCGACATATCCGACAAAAGTGTCTTTGATGATGAGCACTTTGCGGATAACGATCTGATCGTTACCACCACCAGTAATGAGGAACTCAATATACTCACAGCGATCTACGCCAAATCTCTCGGAGTGAAAAAGGCTATTGCCTTGGTAAACAAGACAAATTATCTTCATATCTCCGCTGAGCTGGGACTGAACGCCACAGTGAGCCCGAAGATAAGCTCCGTAAACGCTATTCTGAAATTCATGCGTCAGGGGAATATTCTCAATGTCTTTAAAATATTTGACGGGCGGGCGGAGGTAACCGAATTCAGTCTTGCCTCAAACAATGAGCTCTGCGGCAAGACCCTCAAGGATACAAAATTTCCCTCCGGTTCCCTTGTGGCGGCTGTCTCCAGAGGGACAAAGCACATCATCCCCGATGGAAATTTCGTTTTCAGAGAGAAGGACAGGATAGTCACCTTCTCGGCGAAGGAAGCCTCTTCCGCTCTGTCTGAGATGTTTTCCGGCTGA
- a CDS encoding TrkH family potassium uptake protein: MHFKVIFKTVSVLILILDIFLLLCAGVGAYYEEWAAVRSFLLSIAISGCISFGILFVFRHEKQKTLSTRDGLITVTLSWLVASTVAAFPYIFDGGMLTVTDAFFETMSGFSTTGATILTDIEKMPGSLLLWRSLTHWLGGMGIVVLGVAILPLLGIGGMQLMQAEAPGPSVDKITPRIAETAKYLWYVYVGFTALETFLLVCGGMTFFDALNHSFSTLATGGFSTKNLSVGHYDSAYIDGVITLFMVIAGMNFTLHFRLMSGNFKGIFRNTELKAYLLVFFAASAVIAFSLHGKIYGSVWESIRYASFQAASILSTTGFATTDYEYWTYLGQVTLLVLMFVGGCSGSTAGGIKVVRIATLLKQGFNEMKFLVHPRGVFILKISGYPVRKNIVYAISGFFFLYVCTLLVVTSALAASDIDLLTSFTAALATVGNIGPGFGNVGPAENYAFLPDHVKWILSFAMMAGRLELYTVFVLFTPMFWKK; the protein is encoded by the coding sequence ATGCACTTCAAGGTAATTTTCAAAACTGTTTCGGTTCTTATACTTATTCTCGATATTTTCCTTCTCCTCTGCGCCGGAGTTGGCGCTTACTATGAGGAGTGGGCGGCTGTCCGCAGTTTTCTTTTGTCCATCGCAATAAGCGGCTGCATAAGCTTCGGCATTCTCTTTGTTTTCAGGCACGAGAAGCAGAAGACTCTCTCCACCAGAGACGGGCTCATCACCGTTACCCTGAGCTGGCTTGTGGCGTCTACCGTCGCCGCTTTTCCGTATATATTCGACGGCGGCATGCTGACGGTCACGGACGCTTTTTTTGAAACAATGTCCGGCTTCTCCACCACAGGGGCGACTATTCTGACGGATATAGAAAAAATGCCCGGTTCCCTCCTTTTGTGGCGTTCACTCACTCACTGGCTGGGCGGTATGGGCATAGTGGTTCTTGGCGTCGCCATTCTTCCACTTTTGGGAATCGGCGGTATGCAGCTTATGCAGGCGGAAGCCCCCGGGCCTTCAGTTGATAAAATAACTCCCCGCATAGCGGAGACCGCCAAGTACCTCTGGTATGTTTATGTAGGCTTCACCGCTCTTGAAACCTTTCTGCTTGTCTGCGGCGGCATGACCTTTTTCGATGCTCTTAACCACAGTTTCAGCACTCTCGCCACGGGCGGGTTCTCCACAAAAAATTTAAGTGTAGGGCATTATGATTCGGCTTATATAGACGGCGTTATCACCCTTTTCATGGTGATAGCCGGAATGAACTTCACGCTCCATTTCAGGCTGATGAGCGGAAACTTCAAGGGTATTTTCCGGAATACCGAGCTGAAGGCTTATCTGCTTGTGTTCTTCGCCGCCAGCGCGGTCATAGCTTTCAGCCTGCATGGAAAGATATACGGCAGCGTCTGGGAGAGCATCCGCTACGCTTCCTTTCAGGCGGCTTCCATACTCTCAACGACAGGCTTTGCCACAACGGACTATGAATACTGGACATACCTCGGTCAGGTAACGCTTCTGGTGCTGATGTTCGTGGGGGGCTGTTCGGGCTCCACTGCAGGAGGGATAAAGGTTGTGAGGATAGCGACGCTTCTTAAACAGGGATTTAACGAAATGAAGTTTCTTGTGCATCCCAGAGGAGTATTTATTCTGAAAATAAGCGGCTATCCCGTACGGAAGAACATAGTTTACGCCATAAGCGGCTTCTTCTTTCTGTATGTCTGTACCCTTCTGGTTGTAACATCAGCTCTCGCAGCGTCGGATATTGATCTGCTCACCTCATTTACTGCCGCCTTGGCGACAGTGGGCAACATCGGTCCCGGGTTCGGCAACGTGGGTCCTGCGGAAAATTATGCCTTTCTGCCGGATCATGTGAAATGGATTCTCAGCTTTGCCATGATGGCGGGAAGGCTTGAGCTTTACACCGTGTTCGTTCTGTTTACGCCCATGTTCTGGAAGAAATGA